In Methylomagnum ishizawai, one DNA window encodes the following:
- a CDS encoding dicarboxylate/amino acid:cation symporter: protein MSPNAYDPGGFSTEPDPEPRMDISPNPHAHPPNRQTLYVLVALLLGVVAGEILNLGLGADSPALAALVGGCGVVTDIFMRLIKMIIAPLVFATLVVGMAKMGDGKAVGRIGGKAILWFFSASLLSLVLGMMLVNLFDPGAALHLEPPPAGTDTGLAKTAPSFGNFVAHIFPKSIAEAMAQNEILQIVVFSVFFGVAAAQLEELALPMVKTLDALGHIMLKMTGYVMRFAPVAVFAAMVAVIAKQGLGVLATYGLLIGEFYLGLFLLWGVLGLAGYLCLGRRVLSLVRHIREPMLLAFGTASSEAAYPMLLRQLERFGCEERVCGFVLPLGYSFNLDGSMMYMTFAVLFIAGAYGIEMPLADQLLMLLVLLFTSKGVAGVPRASLIVISATLSMFHIPEAGVLLLLGIDQLLDMGRSATNVLGNSVAAAVVSRWEKALR, encoded by the coding sequence TTGTCCCCGAACGCCTACGATCCGGGCGGCTTTTCCACCGAACCCGACCCGGAACCCCGCATGGATATCTCCCCGAACCCGCACGCCCATCCGCCCAACCGCCAAACCCTCTATGTCCTCGTGGCCTTGCTGCTGGGGGTGGTGGCGGGCGAAATCCTCAACCTGGGCCTGGGCGCGGACAGTCCCGCGCTCGCCGCCCTCGTCGGCGGCTGCGGGGTCGTCACCGATATTTTCATGCGGCTCATCAAGATGATCATTGCGCCCCTGGTGTTCGCCACCCTGGTGGTGGGTATGGCGAAGATGGGCGATGGCAAGGCGGTCGGGCGCATCGGCGGTAAGGCTATCCTATGGTTCTTCTCGGCTTCCTTGCTCAGCCTGGTGCTGGGGATGATGTTGGTGAACCTGTTCGATCCGGGCGCGGCCTTGCATTTGGAGCCGCCGCCCGCCGGGACCGACACCGGCTTGGCCAAGACCGCGCCGAGCTTCGGCAATTTCGTCGCCCATATCTTCCCCAAGAGCATCGCCGAGGCCATGGCCCAGAACGAAATCTTGCAAATCGTGGTGTTCTCGGTGTTTTTCGGGGTGGCCGCCGCCCAGTTGGAGGAACTGGCCCTGCCCATGGTCAAGACCCTGGACGCCCTGGGCCATATCATGCTCAAGATGACCGGCTATGTGATGCGCTTCGCGCCGGTGGCGGTGTTCGCCGCCATGGTCGCCGTCATCGCCAAACAGGGCTTGGGGGTGTTGGCGACCTATGGCTTGTTGATCGGCGAGTTCTATCTCGGTTTGTTTTTGCTGTGGGGCGTGCTGGGCTTGGCGGGATATCTATGCCTGGGGCGGCGGGTGCTGTCCTTGGTGCGGCATATCCGCGAGCCGATGCTGTTGGCCTTCGGCACCGCCAGCAGCGAGGCGGCCTATCCCATGCTGCTGCGGCAGCTGGAGCGCTTCGGCTGCGAGGAGCGGGTGTGCGGCTTCGTGCTGCCCCTGGGTTATTCCTTCAACCTGGACGGCAGCATGATGTACATGACCTTCGCGGTCTTGTTCATCGCCGGGGCTTATGGGATCGAGATGCCGCTGGCCGACCAGTTGTTGATGCTGCTGGTGCTGTTGTTCACCAGCAAGGGCGTGGCGGGGGTGCCGAGGGCGTCCTTGATCGTGATTTCGGCCACGCTGTCGATGTTCCATATTCCCGAGGCGGGGGTGTTGCTCCTGCTCGGGATCGACCAGTTGTTGGACATGGGGCGCAGCGCCACCAATGTGCTGGGGAATAGCGTGGCGGCGGCGGTGGTGAGTCGGTGGGAGAAGGCATTGCGCTGA
- a CDS encoding DUF2167 domain-containing protein has translation MNSFRRPAPWLLLLAVLATATAQAAPELPETTRSQLETAFQAVDAATLKGPTDVAIAGQAVLQLPSGYHFVPAEPARQLLVAMGNPGADPVQGMIFPAREQDAPWFIVVSFNPAGYIKDDEAKDWKADALLEEIRKGTASANEERRTRGLPEITVAGWVEAPQYDPETHRLVWSLSSQLAGSDQPSGVNYNTLMLGREGYISLNLVTDLASIERLKPVSRNMLASLDFDAGKRYADFQPDTDKVAEYGLAALVAGVAAKKLGLLALAGLFFAKFAKIILAGAVVAMGGLARVFGGKKKPEA, from the coding sequence ATGAATAGCTTCCGCCGCCCGGCCCCGTGGTTATTGCTCCTGGCCGTGTTGGCCACGGCCACGGCCCAAGCCGCCCCCGAACTCCCGGAAACCACCCGCTCCCAACTGGAAACCGCGTTCCAGGCGGTGGACGCGGCCACCCTCAAAGGACCGACCGATGTCGCCATCGCCGGGCAGGCGGTGTTGCAACTGCCCTCGGGCTATCACTTCGTGCCCGCCGAACCCGCCCGCCAATTGTTGGTGGCCATGGGCAATCCCGGCGCGGACCCTGTGCAGGGCATGATCTTCCCCGCCCGCGAGCAGGACGCCCCCTGGTTCATCGTGGTGAGTTTCAACCCGGCGGGCTATATCAAGGACGACGAGGCCAAGGATTGGAAGGCCGACGCCCTCTTGGAAGAAATCCGTAAGGGCACGGCCAGCGCCAACGAGGAACGGCGGACGCGGGGCTTGCCGGAAATTACTGTCGCCGGTTGGGTGGAAGCCCCCCAGTACGATCCCGAAACCCACCGGCTGGTGTGGTCGCTATCGAGCCAACTGGCCGGTAGCGACCAACCCAGCGGGGTGAATTACAACACCCTGATGTTGGGCCGCGAGGGCTATATCAGCCTCAACCTCGTGACCGACCTCGCCAGTATCGAGCGGCTCAAGCCCGTCTCCCGCAATATGCTGGCCTCGCTGGACTTCGACGCGGGCAAGCGCTATGCCGATTTCCAGCCCGACACCGATAAGGTCGCGGAATACGGCCTCGCCGCCCTGGTGGCGGGGGTCGCGGCCAAGAAGTTGGGGTTGTTGGCGCTGGCGGGGTTATTCTTCGCCAAGTTCGCCAAGATCATCCTGGCCGGGGCGGTGGTAGCAATGGGCGGCTTGGCGCGGGTGTTCGGCGGGAAGAAGAAGCCGGAAGCGTAA
- a CDS encoding aldo/keto reductase family protein, translating to MTTTPDAPAVSSMPGILYGTAWKKERTAELVELAIRQGFRGIDTACQPKHYHEPGVGEGLAACLGAGLRRDDFYLQTKFTPLDGQDPARVPYDPKAPLAEQVRQSFAVSLENLRTDYLDGLVLHSPLRQERETLEVWRSMEDLHDSGAVKRLGISNCYQPQLLENLHRAARIKPAVVQNRFYAETGYDREIREFCRQHGMVYQSFWTLTANPKLLEHATVKQLAAQYRRTPAQILFRYLTQIGIVPLTGTGSAEHMREDLGIFGFELGEKQCGAVGRLIRS from the coding sequence ATGACCACAACGCCCGATGCTCCCGCCGTTTCCAGTATGCCCGGAATCCTCTACGGCACGGCCTGGAAAAAAGAACGCACCGCCGAACTGGTGGAACTCGCGATCCGGCAAGGCTTCCGGGGCATCGACACCGCCTGCCAGCCCAAGCATTACCACGAACCCGGCGTCGGCGAGGGCTTGGCGGCCTGCCTGGGCGCGGGCTTGCGGCGCGACGACTTTTACCTGCAAACCAAGTTCACGCCGCTCGACGGCCAAGACCCGGCGCGGGTTCCCTACGACCCCAAGGCTCCGCTGGCCGAACAGGTCCGGCAATCGTTCGCGGTGTCCTTGGAGAATCTACGCACCGATTATCTCGATGGTTTGGTGCTGCATTCGCCCTTGCGACAGGAACGGGAAACCCTGGAAGTGTGGCGGTCCATGGAAGACTTGCACGATAGCGGCGCGGTCAAGCGCTTGGGCATCAGCAATTGCTACCAGCCGCAGCTGTTGGAAAACCTCCACCGCGCGGCCCGCATCAAACCGGCGGTGGTGCAAAACCGCTTCTATGCCGAAACCGGCTACGACCGCGAAATCCGCGAATTCTGCCGACAGCATGGCATGGTCTACCAAAGCTTCTGGACCCTCACCGCCAATCCCAAGCTGCTGGAACACGCCACGGTGAAACAACTCGCCGCCCAATACCGACGCACCCCGGCACAAATCCTGTTCCGCTACCTGACCCAGATCGGCATCGTGCCCCTGACCGGGACCGGCTCGGCGGAGCATATGCGGGAGGATTTGGGGATATTCGGGTTCGAGTTGGGCGAGAAGCAATGCGGGGCGGTCGGGCGGTTAATCCGGAGTTGA
- a CDS encoding DMT family transporter: MQQWIFLAVAIVSEVVATSALKATEGFTRLWPSLIVAFGYVLAFFFLSLTLKTLPVGVAYAVWSGVGTALVVLIGWACLGQALDIPAMIGLLLIVAGVVVLNFSKTVSHA; the protein is encoded by the coding sequence ATGCAGCAATGGATTTTCCTGGCAGTGGCCATCGTTAGCGAAGTGGTCGCCACCTCGGCGCTCAAGGCCACCGAGGGCTTCACCCGTTTATGGCCTTCGTTGATCGTGGCCTTTGGATACGTGCTGGCTTTTTTCTTCCTGTCGCTCACGCTGAAAACCCTTCCGGTGGGCGTGGCCTACGCCGTTTGGTCCGGTGTGGGAACCGCGCTGGTGGTGTTGATCGGATGGGCTTGCCTGGGGCAGGCGCTCGATATTCCCGCCATGATCGGTTTGCTATTGATCGTGGCGGGCGTCGTCGTCCTCAATTTCTCCAAGACGGTTTCCCATGCCTGA
- a CDS encoding 2-isopropylmalate synthase, which produces MSDKLIIFDTTLRDGEQSPGASMTRDEKVRIAKALERMRVDVIEAGFPAASPGDFEAVQAVARAVKESVVCGLARALDRDIDQAGEALKDAKRARIHTFIATSPIHMQRKLRMEPDQVVEHAVRAVKRALQYTDNVEFSPEDAGRSEEDFLCRILEAVIDAGATTLNIPDTVGYSLPEQFGATIRRLRERIPNSDKAVFSVHCHNDLGLAVANSLSAVINGARQVECTINGLGERAGNAALEEIVMAVKTRKDVFPCHVDIDTHEIVVCSKLVSSITGFPVQPNKAIVGANAFAHESGIHQDGVLKHRETYEIMRAEDVGWSANRMVLGKHSGRNAFKTRVQELGIEFASEAELNDAFQRFKELADKKHEIFDEDLQALITEAATEAEDERVRLVSLKVCSETGEVPCARVTLRFDHQEVTGTGTGGGAVDASLKAIESLVDTRSHLVLYSVNSITTGTDAQGEVTVRLEKAGRIVNGQGADTDIVIASAKAYINAVNKLLLPRERMHPQVAGDV; this is translated from the coding sequence ATGAGCGACAAACTCATTATTTTCGATACGACTTTACGCGACGGCGAGCAGAGTCCGGGCGCGTCCATGACCCGCGACGAAAAGGTCCGCATCGCCAAGGCTTTGGAGCGGATGCGGGTGGATGTGATCGAGGCCGGTTTCCCGGCGGCGAGTCCGGGGGATTTCGAGGCGGTGCAGGCGGTGGCCCGCGCCGTGAAGGAATCGGTGGTGTGCGGTTTGGCCCGCGCCCTTGATCGCGACATCGACCAGGCCGGCGAGGCGCTGAAAGACGCCAAGCGGGCGCGCATCCATACCTTCATTGCCACTTCGCCCATCCACATGCAGCGCAAGCTCAGGATGGAGCCGGACCAGGTGGTCGAACATGCGGTCCGCGCCGTGAAACGAGCGCTGCAATATACCGACAATGTGGAATTCTCGCCGGAGGACGCCGGGCGCTCGGAGGAGGATTTCCTTTGCCGCATCCTGGAAGCCGTCATCGACGCCGGGGCCACCACCCTGAATATCCCGGATACCGTGGGTTATAGCCTGCCCGAGCAATTCGGGGCCACGATCCGCCGTTTGCGCGAGCGCATCCCCAATTCCGATAAGGCGGTGTTCTCGGTGCATTGCCATAACGATTTGGGCTTGGCGGTGGCGAATTCGCTGTCGGCGGTCATCAATGGGGCGCGGCAGGTCGAATGCACCATCAACGGCTTGGGCGAACGGGCCGGCAATGCCGCCTTGGAAGAAATCGTCATGGCGGTGAAGACCCGCAAGGACGTGTTCCCCTGCCATGTGGACATCGATACCCACGAGATCGTGGTGTGTTCCAAGCTGGTGTCGAGCATCACCGGCTTTCCGGTGCAGCCCAACAAGGCCATCGTCGGGGCCAACGCCTTCGCCCATGAATCCGGCATCCACCAGGACGGCGTGCTGAAGCACCGCGAGACCTATGAAATCATGCGGGCCGAGGATGTGGGCTGGAGCGCCAACCGCATGGTCTTGGGCAAGCATTCCGGGCGCAACGCCTTTAAAACCCGCGTGCAGGAACTCGGCATCGAATTCGCCTCCGAGGCCGAATTGAACGACGCCTTCCAGCGCTTCAAGGAACTGGCCGACAAGAAACACGAGATTTTCGACGAGGATTTGCAGGCGCTCATCACCGAGGCCGCCACCGAGGCCGAGGACGAGCGGGTGCGTTTGGTGTCGCTCAAAGTGTGTTCGGAAACCGGCGAAGTACCCTGCGCCCGCGTGACCCTGCGTTTCGACCACCAGGAAGTGACCGGCACCGGCACCGGCGGCGGGGCGGTCGATGCCAGCCTCAAGGCTATCGAGTCCCTGGTCGATACCCGGTCGCATCTGGTGCTGTATTCGGTCAACAGCATCACCACCGGCACCGACGCCCAGGGCGAAGTCACCGTCCGCCTGGAAAAGGCCGGGCGCATCGTCAACGGTCAGGGCGCGGACACCGATATTGTGATCGCCTCGGCCAAGGCGTATATCAACGCCGTCAACAAGCTGCTGCTGCCGCGCGAGCGGATGCATCCGCAAGTGGCGGGCGATGTTTAA
- a CDS encoding DEAD/DEAH box helicase, with protein MAFSSLGLDKALLRAIAEQGYTAPTPIQAQAIPAILAGRDLLAAAQTGTGKTAAFTLPLLQKLLDAGRTGERSAQGRAPRALILAPTRELAAQVGDSIRTYGKHTALRSATVFGGVGMQPQIDALKRGLDILVATPGRLLDLVEQGQAKLGEVDFLVLDEADRMLDMGFIHDIKRILSLLPKIRQNLLFSATFSAEVRALSGGLLRHPLGIEVAPPNTAAASVNQRVYHVERECKQALLAHLLHSHAWGQTLVFTRTKHGANRLAQQLERDGFQVAVIHGNKSQSIRTKALEDFKQDRVQVLVATDIAARGLDIRELPHVVNYELPNIPADYVHRIGRTGRAGAVGEAVSLVSEDEKELLRDIERLLGRRLPAQVAMAEKSPGHPSGEAPPPYRSRPRGPHPERRSTGRRGTHGPRRRAL; from the coding sequence ATGGCATTTTCTTCTCTCGGCCTCGATAAAGCCCTGCTGCGGGCCATCGCGGAACAGGGTTACACGGCACCCACGCCCATCCAGGCACAAGCCATTCCAGCCATACTCGCAGGCCGCGACCTGCTCGCCGCCGCCCAGACCGGCACCGGCAAAACCGCCGCCTTCACCCTGCCCCTTCTGCAAAAACTGCTCGATGCGGGCCGCACCGGCGAACGCTCGGCCCAGGGCCGCGCCCCCCGCGCCCTGATCCTGGCCCCCACCCGCGAACTCGCCGCCCAGGTCGGCGACAGCATCCGCACCTATGGCAAACACACGGCGCTCCGTTCCGCCACCGTCTTCGGCGGCGTGGGGATGCAGCCCCAGATCGACGCCCTCAAGCGCGGCCTCGATATCCTGGTCGCCACCCCCGGACGCCTGCTCGACCTGGTCGAGCAAGGCCAGGCCAAGCTGGGCGAAGTCGACTTCCTGGTGCTGGACGAAGCCGACCGCATGTTGGACATGGGCTTCATCCACGACATCAAGCGCATCCTCTCGCTGCTGCCCAAGATCAGGCAGAACCTCCTGTTCTCGGCCACCTTCTCGGCGGAAGTCCGGGCCTTGTCCGGCGGCCTGCTGCGCCATCCCCTCGGCATCGAGGTCGCCCCGCCCAACACCGCCGCCGCCAGCGTCAACCAGCGCGTCTATCATGTCGAGCGGGAATGCAAGCAAGCCCTGCTCGCCCACCTCCTGCACTCCCATGCTTGGGGCCAGACCCTGGTGTTCACCCGCACCAAGCACGGAGCCAACCGCCTGGCCCAGCAATTGGAGCGGGACGGCTTCCAGGTCGCGGTGATCCATGGCAACAAAAGCCAGTCGATCCGCACCAAGGCCCTGGAAGATTTCAAACAGGACCGGGTGCAGGTGCTGGTCGCCACCGATATCGCCGCCCGCGGCCTCGATATCCGGGAGTTGCCCCATGTGGTGAACTACGAACTGCCGAACATCCCGGCGGATTACGTCCACCGTATCGGCCGCACGGGCCGGGCCGGGGCCGTCGGCGAAGCGGTGTCCCTGGTATCCGAGGACGAGAAAGAACTGCTCAGGGATATCGAGCGCCTGCTGGGACGCAGACTCCCGGCGCAAGTGGCGATGGCGGAAAAAAGCCCCGGCCATCCGTCCGGCGAAGCACCGCCGCCGTACCGGAGCCGCCCGCGCGGCCCCCATCCCGAGCGGCGCTCCACGGGACGCCGCGGGACGCATGGGCCGCGCCGTCGCGCCCTTTGA
- a CDS encoding uracil-DNA glycosylase yields the protein MSPDQRRLDYLKAMGIDAWVPRIAAPYAPVAVFIPYADQTLEVPIAGTPEEATVPPIPADVIPAVETPAPVPFPQPQPQFVPEPEPPPPILPPVPNPVAMPPPGIPCPHNWDDLAAQVVACTACPLHLTRTQTVFGVGDREARWMFIGEAPGEQEDLQGEPFVGRAGQLLNEMIRAIGLKREEVYIANILKCRPPKNRDPAPEEAAACENYLKAQLALVRPDIIVAVGRIAAQNLLKTATPIGKLRGQVYAYQEIPLVVTFHPAYLLRSQTEKRRAWDDLKLALRTFRQRQQQ from the coding sequence ATGTCGCCAGATCAACGCCGTCTCGACTATCTCAAAGCTATGGGCATCGATGCTTGGGTGCCGCGTATTGCCGCGCCCTATGCGCCCGTGGCTGTTTTCATTCCCTATGCCGATCAAACCCTCGAAGTTCCCATCGCGGGGACACCGGAGGAAGCCACCGTGCCGCCCATCCCCGCTGACGTGATTCCCGCCGTGGAAACACCCGCGCCGGTCCCGTTTCCTCAACCGCAACCGCAGTTTGTTCCAGAACCGGAGCCGCCGCCGCCGATCCTTCCGCCCGTCCCGAATCCTGTTGCAATGCCTCCGCCTGGTATCCCGTGCCCGCACAACTGGGACGATCTCGCCGCCCAGGTCGTGGCCTGCACCGCCTGCCCCCTGCACCTGACCCGCACCCAGACCGTGTTCGGCGTGGGCGACCGCGAGGCGCGGTGGATGTTCATCGGCGAGGCGCCCGGCGAGCAGGAGGATTTGCAGGGCGAACCCTTCGTGGGCCGGGCCGGGCAATTGCTCAACGAGATGATCCGGGCCATCGGGCTCAAGCGGGAAGAGGTCTACATCGCCAATATCTTGAAATGCCGTCCGCCCAAGAACCGCGATCCCGCCCCCGAGGAAGCCGCCGCCTGCGAAAACTACCTCAAGGCCCAGTTGGCGCTGGTGCGGCCCGATATCATCGTCGCCGTGGGCCGCATCGCCGCCCAGAATCTGTTAAAAACCGCCACGCCCATCGGTAAACTACGCGGTCAGGTGTATGCCTACCAGGAAATCCCGCTGGTGGTGACTTTCCATCCGGCCTACCTGCTGCGCTCCCAGACCGAGAAGCGCCGGGCCTGGGACGATTTGAAACTGGCTCTCCGCACCTTCCGCCAACGACAACAACAATAA
- a CDS encoding RNA recognition motif domain-containing protein — MSKKLYVGNLSYSVNNSELEQMFAPHGTVESAHVITDRDTGRSKGFGFVEMGSDQQAQAAIAALHGKEVGGRSLTVNEARPREDRGEGGGGGFGGKRGGGFGGGRRF; from the coding sequence GTGAGTAAGAAATTGTACGTCGGCAACTTGAGCTATTCCGTCAACAATAGCGAACTGGAGCAAATGTTCGCCCCGCACGGCACGGTGGAATCCGCGCACGTCATCACCGACCGCGATACCGGCCGTTCCAAGGGTTTCGGCTTCGTGGAAATGGGTTCCGACCAGCAGGCACAAGCGGCCATCGCCGCCCTGCATGGTAAGGAAGTCGGTGGCCGCAGCCTGACCGTCAACGAAGCCCGGCCCCGCGAAGACCGCGGCGAGGGCGGCGGCGGTGGCTTCGGCGGCAAGCGGGGTGGCGGATTCGGTGGCGGTCGCCGCTTCTAA
- the rimI gene encoding ribosomal protein S18-alanine N-acetyltransferase: MSELLDALKRWISYDAETEFYCKHFPSLAESAEMVLRPMRKSDLKTVCAIEQSAYEFPWEPATFKDCFNVGYCCWVGEKGGQVLAYGICSVGAGESHVLNLCVSPQSQGRGFGALMLGKLIEVAQGHRAESMFLEVRPSNHAAIRLYQRMGFNEIGTRRDYYPARKGREDALVMARML, translated from the coding sequence ATGTCCGAGCTACTCGATGCCCTCAAACGCTGGATCAGCTACGACGCCGAAACCGAATTCTATTGCAAACATTTTCCCAGCCTCGCGGAGTCCGCCGAAATGGTGCTGCGGCCCATGCGTAAATCCGATCTGAAAACCGTCTGCGCCATCGAGCAATCCGCCTACGAGTTCCCCTGGGAACCCGCCACCTTCAAGGATTGTTTCAACGTGGGCTATTGCTGTTGGGTCGGGGAAAAGGGCGGGCAGGTCTTGGCCTATGGCATTTGTTCGGTGGGGGCGGGGGAATCGCACGTGCTGAACCTCTGCGTGTCGCCGCAGAGCCAGGGCCGGGGCTTCGGGGCGCTGATGCTGGGCAAGCTGATCGAGGTGGCGCAGGGCCATCGCGCCGAGAGCATGTTCCTTGAAGTCCGTCCCTCCAACCATGCCGCGATCCGGCTCTACCAGAGGATGGGGTTCAACGAGATCGGCACCCGCCGCGATTATTATCCCGCCCGCAAGGGCCGCGAAGACGCCTTGGTGATGGCGCGGATGCTTTGA